The Leptospira koniambonensis region GCGATCCCTAATTCTCCGCTCATTCCGGTTAGTCCTACACGAAATCCGCTAATCACTTCATCAAAGAGCACAAGAGTTCCGTGTTTTCTCGCAATCTCAACGATCTTAGATAAAAATTCTTTTCTTTGTATTAATAAACCGTAATTTGCAGGCAAAGGTTCTATCACCAAGGCAGCGATATTTTTGCCTTCTTTAGCAAAAAGCTCTTCGACTGCTTTTTCATCGTCCAAAGGAAGAACCAAAGTATTCTTGATCAACTCTGAACCAATTCCAGCGCTATCAGAAGAAGATTCTCCAGCAAGTCCTGAGCCTGCTTTTACAAGCAGCGCATCTAAATGGCCATGATAACATCCGTCAAATTTTAGGATCTTATCTCTTCCTGTTGCAGCACGAGCCACACGTAACGCGCTCATCACGGCCTCAGTTCCGCTATTCACGAATCTGATTTTTTCTACCCAAGGAATTTTGGACACAATCCATTCTGCAAGTTCTAATGAATAAGGTTCTGCAGCTCCGAAACTCCAGGCAAGTTCTGCAGTTTCAGAAACAATTTTTTGGACATCTTCGTCCCTATGGCCCAAGATCAAAGGGCCAAAACTTAAACAATAATCTATATATTCTTTTCCGGAAACATCCGTAAGTTTAGCACCTTTTCCAGATTGGAAGAATATAGGATCTCCTCCTACGGAACGAAAGGATCTAACGGGAGAATGTACCCCGCCCGGCGCTACTTTTTTTGCTCTTTCAAAAAGTTCCTTAGAACTTGGAAACATCAGCCTAAAATCTCCTTTCCTCTTCTTGCTGCGTATGTAATCAGATAAGATGCACCTGCTCTGGAAAACACTTGCCATGTTTCCTTAAGAGCATCTTCAAATTTGCAAAATCCGTTTTCTGCAAGCATTGCGAGAGATGCATATTCTCCGCTCACTTGGTAAGCACCCACAGGCAATCCAGTTTGTTCTTTGATCGGTAAGATAAGATCGATAGAAGTCATACCAGGTTTGACCATCAGAAGATCTGCGCCTTCTTCCGTGTCCCTGATAGAAGAAAGAATAGAATCTTCTCTATTTCTAACATCTATTTGGTAAGAAGAACGGTCTCCATGACCAGGAGCAGATTCTGCTGCTTCTCTGAATGGACCATAAAAATGGCTCTTAAATTTTGTAGAATAACTCATGATCGGAACATGCTGAAAACCATTAGAATCCAGAATACTTCTGTGACTTCTAATTCTGCCATCCATCATATCAGAAGGGGAGATACCATCCGCACCTGACTCTGCATAACAAAGAGCAAGCTCAGAAAGTCTTTTGACAGAAGATACATTGTCTATTCTACCTTTCGGATCCAAAAGTCCACAATGACCATGAGTGGTCAAAGAACAAAGACATGTATCCACCCAGAGAAAAGCCTCCGGGAATTTAGATTTAATATTACCAATTACATTTTTATAAAATGATTTCGGAATAGAATCATCCGACTTTTTCTCGGGAACCAAAAATAGTAGAAAATGTTCTACGCCATTCTTCAGATCAGATTCCACTTGAGACAGAATAGATTCTTGGCTGTCGCGAAATACTCCAGGCAAAGACGACATTTTTTCTGGAGACTTTAAACTTTCAGTTACGAATAAAGGCTGAACCAGTTTTTTAGGATTCAAACTTTCCGAAGACACCAAATTTCTGAGCGGAGTATTGAGACGATTTCTTCTCAGGCCCAACAAACTCTCGGAACTCATATAGTACCTCTTGTTGTAAGAAAATCCGGAGTCTCACCTTTACAGGCTCTTTCCCAGGACTCAAAATTAGGGAATGCAAAAATTTTCGCAGAATCACCTAATATTTTTCTAATATATTTATACGTGGCTC contains the following coding sequences:
- the hemL gene encoding glutamate-1-semialdehyde 2,1-aminomutase codes for the protein MFPSSKELFERAKKVAPGGVHSPVRSFRSVGGDPIFFQSGKGAKLTDVSGKEYIDYCLSFGPLILGHRDEDVQKIVSETAELAWSFGAAEPYSLELAEWIVSKIPWVEKIRFVNSGTEAVMSALRVARAATGRDKILKFDGCYHGHLDALLVKAGSGLAGESSSDSAGIGSELIKNTLVLPLDDEKAVEELFAKEGKNIAALVIEPLPANYGLLIQRKEFLSKIVEIARKHGTLVLFDEVISGFRVGLTGMSGELGIAPDLVTYGKIIGGGFPVGAYAGKAELLDLVAPQGPVYQAGTLSASPFGMRAGLATVQKCEKDNVWNVLENRTKSFVSGMVSILRERDPEGDWDSSVHSSLFWFHKKSSSPIRTVDKIPVGHKEGFAKVFHALLAEGIYLAPSGYEVGFLSYAHSDKILSETLEKADSALKKLKV
- the hemB gene encoding porphobilinogen synthase, which translates into the protein MSSESLLGLRRNRLNTPLRNLVSSESLNPKKLVQPLFVTESLKSPEKMSSLPGVFRDSQESILSQVESDLKNGVEHFLLFLVPEKKSDDSIPKSFYKNVIGNIKSKFPEAFLWVDTCLCSLTTHGHCGLLDPKGRIDNVSSVKRLSELALCYAESGADGISPSDMMDGRIRSHRSILDSNGFQHVPIMSYSTKFKSHFYGPFREAAESAPGHGDRSSYQIDVRNREDSILSSIRDTEEGADLLMVKPGMTSIDLILPIKEQTGLPVGAYQVSGEYASLAMLAENGFCKFEDALKETWQVFSRAGASYLITYAARRGKEILG